In Tachysurus vachellii isolate PV-2020 chromosome 1, HZAU_Pvac_v1, whole genome shotgun sequence, a genomic segment contains:
- the LOC132846269 gene encoding semaphorin-4E-like, with the protein MLFFLVLSFWAPAVLISGQVCPLNSTPRKTVTLSNRGHVFQEEGVWNYTTMLLMEDEGVLILGAREAIFALDLNNITHKKAMVKWSVTSEMQRNCTFEGSTQTECHNYIRILHKMSNDTMFVCGTNAFNPTCDIMSYKDGKLTLEGKQQDGKGKCPFDPFQRCASEFVDGQLYSATSFNFLGSEPVVMRSLDDTIRTEFLTSWLNEPNFIGMKHVAEGDDNPEGDDDKIYLFFNEIAVEYDTYRPMEVSRVARVCKGDVGGQETLQKKWTSFQKTHLDCPVPQTFLPLLIQDVFLFCPDTWKTCMFYGVFTLEGEMPEYSAVCAYRIQDIRDVFSKGRFKSLYRDNLLETWETYYGPVPDPRPGACINSKTREKGFSTSLDLPDKTLMFIRDNPLMDQAVKPSEQPLLVKKGAVFTRIVVASTTALDGSSHQVMFIGTASGSVLKAVNYDGKMVIIEEVQLFKQSEPVKILRLSVTLGQLYAGSEEATVQMPLSTCDHYASCMDCVLARDPYCGWDLSAERCIAINTIHPDTHSEIVQSLRDGNAARCPAVESTTIIKTFYLGIEVRLLCQPGSNLARVQWSVNNHTIQNSNKYNIHHNNLLILNASDSDAGFYTCTSVESSNGNDYVIQNATYELRLGNFTEHSLVQPQAEEDQNTHLALEILVIILTLMIIALVVWDVYKGHFAVLRCLEKAEESLQIVFYME; encoded by the exons ATGCTGTTCTTCCTTGTCCTGTCTTTTTGGGCTCCAGCTGTATTGATTTCGGGCCAGGTTTGTCCATTGAACAGCACACCACGGAAAACAGTTACTCTGA GTAACAGAGGACATGTCTTCCAAGAGGAGGGAGTGTGGAATTACACCACCATGCTCCTGATGGAAGATGAGGGTGTGCTCATCCTGGGAGCTCGAGAGGCCATCTTTGCCCTGGACCtcaacaacatcacacacaagaaGGCTATG gTTAAGTGGTCGGTGACATCAGAGATGCAGCGTAATTGTACGTTCGAAGGGAGCACACAG ACTGAGTGTCATAACTACATCCGGATCCTTCATAAAATGTCGAACGACACTATGTTTGTTTGTGGTACCAATGCTTTTAATCCAACCTGTGATATTATG TCTTATAAAGACGGCAAGCTGACTCTCGAAGGTAAACAACAAGATGGGAAAGGAAAGTGTCCATTTGATCCTTTCCAGAGATGTGCCTCTGAATTTGTCG ATGGACAGCTGTACTCTGCTACATCTTTCAATTTCCTTGGCTCAGAACCGGTTGTGATGCGAAGCTTAGATGACACCATACGAACTGAATTCCTGACTTCATGGCTTAATG AGCCCAATTTCATTGGCATGAAGCATGTGGCTGAGGGAGATGACAACCCAGAGGGGGATGATGACAAGATTTaccttttctttaatgaaaTAGCTGTGGAGTACGATACCTACAGACCGATGGAGGTGTCAAGGGTGGCCCGCGTTTGTAAG GGGGATGTGGGAGGACAGGAGACATTGCAGAAGAAGTGGACGTCATTTCAAAAGACTCACCTGGACTGTCCTGTCCCTCAAACCTTTCTACCACTTCTCATACAGGATGTGTTCCTCTTCTGCCCAGACACCTGGAAAACCTGTATGTTCTACGGTGTCTTCACTCTTGAGGG GGAAATGCCGGAGTACTCAGCAGTGTGTGCGTACAGGATACAGGACATCAGGGATGTGTTCTCTAAAGGTCGATTCAAATCGCTATACAGAGATAATCTCCTTGAAACATGGGAGACATACTACGGACCTGTGCCTGACCCTCGTCCCGGAGCT tgtattaacagtaaaacaagGGAGAAAGGGTTTTCAACATCTTTGGACCTCCCTGATAAAACCCTCATGTTCATCCGAGACAACCCACTGATGGATCAGGCAGTGAAGCCTTCTGAGCAGCCCCTACTGGTGAAGAAAGGAGCTGTGTTTACTCGTATAGTGGTGGCCAGCACTACTGCCCTGGATGGGAGCAGCCATCAGGTCATGTTTATTGGCACAG CAAGCGGTTCAGTGCTGAAAGCAGTCAACTATGACGGAAAGATGGTGATAATAGAGGAGGTGCAGCTCTTTAAGCAGTCCGAGCCAGTAAAGATATTGCGGCTCTCCGTCACCCTG GGTCAGCTGTATGCAGGCTCAGAGGAAGCAACGGTGCAGATGCCACTTAGTACATGTGACCATTACGCTTCCTGTATGGACTGTGTGCTGGCCAGAGACCCGTACTGCGGCTGGGACCTCAGCGCTGAACGCTGCATTGCTATAAACACCATTCATCCAGATACACACAG tgAGATTGTTCAGAGTCTGAGGGATGGAAATGCTGCACGTTGTCCTGCAGTCG AAAGTACTACGATCATTAAAACCTTCTATCTTGGTATCGAGGTCAGGTTGCTTTGCCAGCCAGGATCGAACCTGGCCCGAGTGCAATGGAGCGTAAACAATCACACAATTCAAAACTCCAACAAGTACAACATTCATCACAACAACCTGTTGATCCTCAATGCCTCTGACAGCGACGCCggattctacacctgcacctctGTAGAGTCCTCCAATGGTAACGACTATGTCATCCAAAATGCTACATACGAGCTGAGGCTGGGAAACTTCACTGAGCATAGTTTGGTCCAGCCTCAGGCAGAGGAAGATCAGAACACTCACTTGGCCCTCGAGATCCTGGTCATCATACTAACACTGATGATAATCGCTCTTGTGGTGTGGGACGTCTACAAAGGACATTTTGCCGTCCTGAGATGCTTGGAAAAAGCTGAGGAAAGTCTACAGATTGTGTTTTACATGGAATAA